From Demequina capsici:
GCTTGAGGAACTGGGCGGAGGAGGTCTGCCCGGTGCGGATGCGGCGCAGGGTGTCACGGGACGCGACCATGTCGTCGGGGTGCGTGAAATCGGCGAACGACCGGCCGATCACGGCGGCGGGGCTGAGCCCCAGCACGCTCGCGAAGGTGGCGTTCACCTCTTCGTAGCGCCCGGCGTCGTCCAGGACCGCCATGCCGATCGGCGATTCCCGGAAGGCTTGCCGGAACAGGTCCTCGGTGCGAGTCACGTTTCCCTCCTGGTGGCGATACCTCGGGGGGTGTGAGATACGCCACACTGGATATCGGCATCATTCGCCAACGCATGAGGGCAGGAAAACGTGGGACCATGGATGCCCTGCCCCTGGACTCTTCCTGACGAGGATCGACCCCCCTGTGACCGACACCCGAATCGAGCCTGCCGCCACTGCGCCTGAGCTGATCCGCAACTTCTGCATCATCGCGCACATCGACCACGGCAAGTCGACCCTCGCCGACCGCATGCTCGGCATCACGGGCGTCGTATCGGAGCGAGCCGCGCGCGCCCAGTACCTGGACCGCATGGACATCGAGCGCGAGCGCGGCATCACGATCAAGTCGCAGGCTGTGCGCATGCCGTGGCAGGTCGCCGGCCAGCCGTACGCGCTCAACATGATCGACACCCCCGGTCACGTGGACTTCACCTACGAGGTGTCGCGTTCGCTCGCCGCCTGCGAGGGGGCCATCCTGCTGGTCGACGCGGCGCAGGGCATCGAGGCGCAGACGCTCGCCAACCTCTACCTGGCGATGGAGAACGACCTCACCATCATCCCGGTGCTCAACAAGATCGACCTCCCGTCGGCGGAGCCCGAGCGGTACGCCGCGGAGCTGGCCCAGCTGATCGGCTGCGATCCCGACGACGTGCTCCGCGTGAGCGGAAAGACAGGCGAGGGCGTCGACGCGCTCCTGGACCGCGTCGTCCGTGACATCCCCGCCCCCGTGGGCGATGCGGACGCACCCACCCGGGCGATGATCTTCGACTCCGTGTACGACACCTACCGCGGCGTGGTCACCTACGTCCGCGTGGTCGACGGGGCGCTCAAGTCGCGCGAGAAGATCGCGATGATGTCGACGCTCGCCACCCATGACCTGCTCGAGATCGGCGTCATCAGCCCGGAGCCCGTGCCCACCAAGGGTCTGGGCGTCGGCGAGGTCGGGTACCTGATCACCGGTGTGAAGGACGTGCGCCAGTCGAAGGTCGGCGACACCGTGACGCTCGCGTCGCGTCGCGCCACGACGTCGCTCGGCGGCTATCGCGACCCGAAGCCGATGGTGTACTCGGGCCTGTTCCCGGTCGACGGCTCCGATTTCCCGATCCTGCGCGACGCGCTCGACAAGCTCCAGCTCAACGACGCTTCGCTCGTCTACGAGCCCGAGAGCTCCGTGGCGCTCGGCTTCGGCTTCCGATGCGGGTACCTGGGGCTTCTCCACCTCGAGATCGTGCGCGACCGCCTCGAGCGCGAGTTCGGGCTCGACCTGATCTCGACCGCCCCCAACGTGGTCTACGAGGTCCACATGGAGGACGGCAAGGTCGTCACCGTGACGAACCCGTCGGAGTTCTCCAGCGGCAAGATCAACGAGGTCCGCGAGCCGATCGTCAACGCGTCCATCCTCGTGCCGAGCGAGTTCATCGGCACCGTCATGGAGCTGTGCCAGGAGCGTCGCGGCATCATCGGCACCATGAACTACCTCAGCGACACCCGCGTGGAGATGCACTACACGCTGCCGCTCGCCGAGGTCGTGTTCGACTTCTTCGATCAGCTCAAGTCCCGCACGCGCGGCTACGGCTCGCTCGACTACGAGCCTGCAGGCGACCAGGCGGCTGATCTGGTGAAGGTCGACATCCTGCTTCAGGGCGAGCAGGTCGACGCGTTCTCCGCCGTCGTCCACAAGGACAAGGCCTACTCGTACGGCGTCATGATGGTCGGCAAGCTCAAGAACCTGATCGACCGGCAGCAGTTCGAGATCCCCGTGCAGGCAGCGATCGGCGCCCGAATCATCGCGCGCGAGACGATCCGCGCGATCCGCAAGGACGTTCTCGCGAAGTGCTACGGCGGTGACATCTCCCGTAAGCGCAAGCTGCTCGAGAAGCAGAAGGCGGGAAAGAAGCGCATGAAGAACATCGGGTCGGTGGAGGTGCCGCCCGAGGCCTTCATCGCCGCGCTGTCGACATCGGACGACGGCTCGGACAAGGGCAAGAAGAAGTAGCCGTGCCCGAACGCGCGCCTGCCGCGACCGCGACGGCGTCCGCCACGCACCAGCGCGACCTGGGCGTCTACATTCACGTGCCGTTCTGCCGCGTGCGATGCGGCTACTGCGACTTCAACACCTACGCGCCGTCCGAGGTGGGGGGCGCCACCCGGGAGGGGTACGTCGAGTCCGCCTTGCGCGAGATGGCGCTGGCGGCGCGCGTGATGGAGGGCGACGCACGCGCGGCGTCCACCGTCTTCCTCGGGGGAGGCACGCCCACGATGCTCGATGCCTCAGCCCTGGCCGCATTGCTCGACGGCGTGCGCGCGACATGGGGCCTGGCCTCCGATGCGGAGGTCACCACGGAGGCGAACCCGGACTCCGTGTCACGGGAGTCGCTCCGCGCGCTCGCGGACGCCGGGTACACCCGGGTGTCCTTCGGCATGCAGTCCGCGGTGCCTCACGTCCTGGCAGTCCTCGAGCGGACGCACGACCCTGACAACGTCGCACGCGCGGTCGGCTGGGCGCGCGAGGCCGGGCTTGCGGTCTCGGTGGACCTCATCTACGGCACTCCAGGCGAGTCGCTGGCGGATTGGGAGCGGAGCGTGGACGCGGCCATCGCGCTCGAGCCGGATCACCTCAGTGCCTACGCGCTCGTGATCGAGCCTGGTACGCGCATGGGTGCGCAGCTCAAGCGCGGGCTTATCGAGCCCGTGGATCCAGACACGCAGGCGGACATGTACGAGCTCGCCGACGCGAGGTTCGCCGCAGCGGGGTACGCCTGGTACGAGGTCTCGAACTGGGCGCGCGGCGCCGAGCATGCGTGCCGTCACAACATCGCGTACTGGCGGAGCCAGGACTGGTGGGGCATCGGGCCCGGCGCCCACTCGTACCTCGGTCCGCGTGTGGATCCGGACGGCGGCGAACGCGGCGCCGAGCGCTGGTGGAACGTCAAGCATCCGCGCGCGTACGCGGACAGGCTGGCCGCGGGCGAGGATCCAGCCGCCGAGCGCGAGCCGCTCACCGCGGACGACCTCGCGCTGGAGTCGGTGATGCTGCGCTTGAGGCTCGCTGAGGGCATGGCCATCGCCGACCTGCCCGAGCGTCGGCCCACGGAGGTGGCCCGCCTGGTGGCCGAGGGGGTGCTCGACGGCCGCGCCGCGCTGGCCGGACGCCTGCTTCTCACGCTGAAGGGGCGCCTCCTGGCGGATGCCGCGGTCCGCGCCCTGACCTGATCTCCGCCGCGTGCCGCGGCGCGCGGGCTTCAGCGCACGCTGTCCGCGAGCGGGCCCGCCAGCCAACGGTCGACCTGACGCGGCGACCTCAGCCGCACCACGGGAAGGTCAGGATGGTCGGCGCAGGCGGAGGCCACGCGTTCGCCATAGTCGTTCCTGGTGGTCCATGCCCACCGCACGATGTGCTCCGGGTCGGTGAAGAAGGTGTGGAACGGAGGCTCTGTGTTGCCGTTCCACAGCTGCTCACGGCGCATCCGTCTGATGAACGTGCGCCGCAGGACGCGTGGCAGAGTCACGGTGAGGAACGGCTGATCGAGCCAGATCAGCAGGTCGGCGCGCTCCGCGAGCAGCTGTCGTGCGGAGGGGTACTGCCATTCGGTGACCCAGGCGTCGGCCCCGACCAGCGCCCGCACGTCGTCGAGGAATCGGGCACGAGGCGTCCAGTCGGGACCGTGGAACAGCGAGTCGAGCTCGGTGTACGGCACCTTGAGCGTGACGGCGATCGACTGTGCGAGCGTGGACTTTCCTGCCCCGGAGACCCCGGCGATGAGGATCCTTCTGGGAGCTCGCGGGAGGGGGTCGTCGAAGCGCAGCACGAGCGCGATGCTATCGAGATGCTGCCGTGGTGAGGTCAGCGCAGGAACGGGATGATCAGCGGGATCCTGTAGTACTCGCCGTGGTTGGCCTTCACGCCGGCGACGAAGGAGATGACGATCGAGTAGAGGCCGTAGAGGATCATCGCCGGGATGGTCACGAAGAAGCCGATGAAGAGCGTGGCGAACCCGATGATCACGCCGCCGACCATGACGACGAGCAGCGTGAGCTGGAGGTTGAGGTTCTGCTTGCCGTGATGCTCGATCAGCGCCGAGCGCTCCCTGTAGATGAGCCAGAGGACCAGCGGTACCACCCAGGACACCGTGCCGAGCGACAGCAGGGCCGCCGCCGCGGCGATGATGTGGATCAGCATGGCCCAGTTGCGGGCCTCGGACTCGAGCATGCGAGCGGGCATCGGCTGCGCGGTGGGTCCACCGGGCGGAGGGAACGGGCCCCCGGCGGGCGGGGCGTCGCTGGGCTGCGGTGATGGCGCCTGCTCGATCGCCGGCGGCTCCGCGGCCCCTGGCTGCGCGCTGGAGCCGTCCTGTGGTGCGGCTTCGGGCGTCGTGTCGGCGCCCTCGGTGCGGTCGGTGTCGTTCATAGGGAAACCGTGCCACGACGTGGCAGGGCCCCGCATCCCTCCACGGAAGGAGCGGGGCCCTGATTGTGCGCTCGGGGTAGACCCTGAGCGCTACTTGATGATCCGCCAGTTGAACGGGTACCGGTAGTCGACGCCCTTGTTCGCGGCGATGGCGGCCTGGATGCAGAAGATCAGCGTCACGACGATCGTCGCGAGCCACAGGACGATGCCGATGAGCACGGCGACCAGGATCGACGACACGATATAGGCGATCGTGACGAGGATGGAGAAGTTCAACGCCTCCTTGGCCTGGCGGTCCACGTAGGCGGAGCGGTCCTTGCCGATCAGCCAGATGATCAGCGGCGGAAGGAATCCGAACAGGATGATTCCGGCGTGAGCGAGCGTGGCATAGAGTCGCTCGTCGCTCTGCGACATGGGCGCGGCCGGCTGCGGCGCGGCGGGCGGCGGAGGGGGAGGAGGGGTCTCGGACATCGTTCTCACCACTTCATTTGTTGGGACATATGGTGCGGTCGTGGTGCCCTGGACGAACGAGGGAGAGCCGTTACCCCCGTTGCGGTGCGCCTCGACAGGACCAAT
This genomic window contains:
- a CDS encoding DUF4870 domain-containing protein, coding for MSETPPPPPPPAAPQPAAPMSQSDERLYATLAHAGIILFGFLPPLIIWLIGKDRSAYVDRQAKEALNFSILVTIAYIVSSILVAVLIGIVLWLATIVVTLIFCIQAAIAANKGVDYRYPFNWRIIK
- the hemW gene encoding radical SAM family heme chaperone HemW; translation: MPERAPAATATASATHQRDLGVYIHVPFCRVRCGYCDFNTYAPSEVGGATREGYVESALREMALAARVMEGDARAASTVFLGGGTPTMLDASALAALLDGVRATWGLASDAEVTTEANPDSVSRESLRALADAGYTRVSFGMQSAVPHVLAVLERTHDPDNVARAVGWAREAGLAVSVDLIYGTPGESLADWERSVDAAIALEPDHLSAYALVIEPGTRMGAQLKRGLIEPVDPDTQADMYELADARFAAAGYAWYEVSNWARGAEHACRHNIAYWRSQDWWGIGPGAHSYLGPRVDPDGGERGAERWWNVKHPRAYADRLAAGEDPAAEREPLTADDLALESVMLRLRLAEGMAIADLPERRPTEVARLVAEGVLDGRAALAGRLLLTLKGRLLADAAVRALT
- a CDS encoding DUF4870 domain-containing protein, coding for MNDTDRTEGADTTPEAAPQDGSSAQPGAAEPPAIEQAPSPQPSDAPPAGGPFPPPGGPTAQPMPARMLESEARNWAMLIHIIAAAAALLSLGTVSWVVPLVLWLIYRERSALIEHHGKQNLNLQLTLLVVMVGGVIIGFATLFIGFFVTIPAMILYGLYSIVISFVAGVKANHGEYYRIPLIIPFLR
- a CDS encoding AAA family ATPase, which produces MLRFDDPLPRAPRRILIAGVSGAGKSTLAQSIAVTLKVPYTELDSLFHGPDWTPRARFLDDVRALVGADAWVTEWQYPSARQLLAERADLLIWLDQPFLTVTLPRVLRRTFIRRMRREQLWNGNTEPPFHTFFTDPEHIVRWAWTTRNDYGERVASACADHPDLPVVRLRSPRQVDRWLAGPLADSVR
- the lepA gene encoding translation elongation factor 4, translating into MTDTRIEPAATAPELIRNFCIIAHIDHGKSTLADRMLGITGVVSERAARAQYLDRMDIERERGITIKSQAVRMPWQVAGQPYALNMIDTPGHVDFTYEVSRSLAACEGAILLVDAAQGIEAQTLANLYLAMENDLTIIPVLNKIDLPSAEPERYAAELAQLIGCDPDDVLRVSGKTGEGVDALLDRVVRDIPAPVGDADAPTRAMIFDSVYDTYRGVVTYVRVVDGALKSREKIAMMSTLATHDLLEIGVISPEPVPTKGLGVGEVGYLITGVKDVRQSKVGDTVTLASRRATTSLGGYRDPKPMVYSGLFPVDGSDFPILRDALDKLQLNDASLVYEPESSVALGFGFRCGYLGLLHLEIVRDRLEREFGLDLISTAPNVVYEVHMEDGKVVTVTNPSEFSSGKINEVREPIVNASILVPSEFIGTVMELCQERRGIIGTMNYLSDTRVEMHYTLPLAEVVFDFFDQLKSRTRGYGSLDYEPAGDQAADLVKVDILLQGEQVDAFSAVVHKDKAYSYGVMMVGKLKNLIDRQQFEIPVQAAIGARIIARETIRAIRKDVLAKCYGGDISRKRKLLEKQKAGKKRMKNIGSVEVPPEAFIAALSTSDDGSDKGKKK